The Raphanus sativus cultivar WK10039 chromosome 2, ASM80110v3, whole genome shotgun sequence genome includes a region encoding these proteins:
- the LOC108843288 gene encoding uncharacterized protein LOC108843288 encodes MEVEEEVKRMVEEVKELHDSAASFISSSSHQELTLRQKASSLDASLRRLHSTLASDKRLDPKLLEKLEEDLHRARCMLADGDLSSFLPSKPQGRFVRMFLGPVNVRASRKEIQLKVKEEYNSYRDKTALLFLFFPAALMILRSYYWDGCLPAFPVQLYEAWLLFLYAGLAMRENVLRANGSDIRPWWLYHHYCAMGMALVSLTWEIKGQPNCVQKQRGVHLFLQWAMMQGVAMLLQNRYQRQRLYTRIALGKAKRMDVVWGETAGVDGQLWLLCPILFILQGFQAYVGLLLLRAALTGVVAEWQVTVCGILLVVMAVGNFINTVETLMAKSRVKAKMKKSKSRAELNHTS; translated from the exons ATGGAAGTCGAAGAAGAAGTAAAACGAATGGTGGAGGAGGTTAAAGAGCTCCACGACTCCGCCGCTTccttcatctcttcttcttcccacCAAGAGCTCACCCTCCGTCAAAAAGCCTCCTCCCTCGACGCATCCCTCCGCCGCCTCCACTCAACTCTCGCCTCCGACAAGCGTCTCGATCCCAAGCTCCTCGAGAAG CTAGAGGAAGATCTGCATCGTGCTAGATGCATGCTCGCTGATGGAGATCTCTCTTCCTTCCTCCCATCCAAACCCCAag GACGGTTTGTGAGAATGTTTCTGGGGCCTGTGAATGTTCGAGCCTCGCGTAAAGAGATTCAGCTCAAAGTCAAAGAAGAATACAATAGCTAcaga GACAAGACtgctcttctctttcttttcttcccTGCAGCACTTATGATTCTCAGATCTTATTACTGGGATGGTTGCTTGCCTGCCTTTCCTGTTCAGCTCTATGAG gCTTGGCTGTTGTTCCTCTATGCTGGGTTGGCTATGCGAGAGAACGTATTAAGAGCCAACGGGAGCGATATCCGTCCATG GTGGCTATATCATCACTACTGTGCCATGGGGATGGCCCTTGTCAGCCTCACATGGGAAATCAAAGGTCAACCAAACTGTGTCCAGAAACAG AGAGGAGTTCATCTCTTCCTGCAATGGGCTATGATGCAAGGTGTTGCCATGCTTCTGCAAAACAGATACCAACGCCAACGATTATACACTCGCATAGCACTGGGAAAG GCTAAGAGAATGGATGTTGTGTGGGGAGAAACGGCTGGAGTTGATGGACAGCTATGGCTGTTATGTCCTATACTCTTCATTTTACAG GGGTTTCAAGCATACGTTGGACTGCTGTTACTAAGGGCAGCATTAACAGGAGTTGTTGCTGAGTGGCag GTGACGGTTTGTGGCATTCTTCTGGTAGTGATGGCTGTTGGAAACTTCATAAACACAGTAGAGACATTGATGGCAAAGTCGAGGGTTAAGGCAAAGATGAAGAAAAGCAAAAGCAGAGCAGAGCTTAATCACACTTCATAG
- the LOC108843705 gene encoding probable receptor-like protein kinase At4g10390, protein MACFLKCVPFNVTPTITDKPTSKEGSLAVSGVTRYSWDDVEALTSNFSRLIGSGGYSSIYMARLSSSAKAALKVHVSSHRLYKIFKLELDILLRLHHPNIVKLLGYFDDSEENGALLLEYLPQGNLQEKLHRNSKQVLPWRNRVAIALQLVQAIEHIHEKCIPQIVHGDIKSSNVLLDKNLNSKLCDFGSAKVGFSSMVQPSTMSPRSRHVTMVGSPGYTDPHYLRTGVASKKMDMYGFGVVVLELVSGKEAFSAGKGEMLAHVAAPLIQEILDHSSVDVAEDSVRGFLDPRLLRDSIDIIDEVKAMLSVAALCIGSPPSLRPSASRVAESLIQKIPSLSFLGCGKKRVI, encoded by the exons ATGGCTTGTTTCTTGAAATGCGTCCCGTTCAATGTCACCCCGACGATCACGGACAAACCCACAAGCAAAGAAGGATCTCTAGCCGTCTCCGGCGTCACCCGTTACAGCTGGGATGACGTTGAGGCTCTCACTTCCAACTTCTCTAGACTGATTGGTTCTGGTGGCTACAGCAGTATCTACATGGCTCGCTTGTCTAGCTCAGCCAAAGCTGCTCTCAAGGTTCACGTTAGCAGCCACCGTCTTTACAAGATCTTCAAACTCGAGCTTGATATCTTGCTCCGTCTTCACCATCCAAATATCGTCAAGCTTCTCGGCTATTTCGACGATTCAG AAGAAAATGGTGCTCTTCTTCTTGAATACCTTCCACAAGGGAACCTACAAGAGAAGCTACATAGAAACAGCAAACAAGTCTTGCCATGGAGGAACCGCGTCGCCATTGCGTTGCAGCTAGTTCAAGCCATTGAACACATTCACGAGAAATGTATCCCTCAGATCGTGCACGGGGACATCAAATCTTCCAACGTGCTTCttgacaaaaacttaaactcTAAGCTTTGTGATTTCGGGTCAGCCAAAGTCGGGTTCTCTTCGATGGTTCAGCCGTCTACGATGTCACCTAGATCAAGACATGTTACCATGGTGGGATCTCCGGGGTACACAGACCCACACTACTTAAGAACCGGGGTTGCTTCTAAGAAGATGGATATGTATGGGTTTGGAGTTGTGGTTCTTGAGTTGGTTTCAGGAAAAGAAGCGTTTTCTGCTGGCAAAGGCGAGATGCTGGCTCATGTAGCGGCTCCACTTATCCAAGAGATTCTTGATCATTCAAGTGTAGACGTTGCAGAAGACAGTGTGAGAGGGTTTTTGGATCCGAGGTTGTTAAGAGATAGCATTGATATTATCGATGAAGTGAAGGCAATGCTGAGTGTGGCTGCGCTCTGTATCGGTAGCCCACCATCTCTAAGACCTTCAGCCTCTCGAGTGGCGGAAAGTCTTATACAGAAGATCCCATCTTTGAGTTTCCTTGGTTGTGGTAAAAAGCGTGTGATTTGA
- the LOC108821691 gene encoding 60S ribosomal protein L9-2, with translation MKTILSSETMDIPEGVVIKVHAKVIEVEGPRGKLTRDFKHLNLDFQLITDAVTGKRQLKIDSWFGSRKASASIRTALSHVSNLIAGVTQGFLYKMRFVYAHFPINASISGDNKSIEIRNFLGEKKVRKVDMLDGVTIVRSEKVKDEITLEGNDIELVSRSCALINQKCHVKKKDIRKFLDGIYVSEKGKIAVEE, from the exons ATGAAGACGATCTTGTCATCCGAGACGATGGACATCCCCGAAGGCGTCGTGATCAAGGTCCACGCCAAGGTGATCGAAGTAGAAGGCCCACGCGGGAAACTCACTCGTGATTTCAAGCATCTCAACCTCGATTTCCAGCTCATCACAGACGCCGTCACCGGCAAGCGACAGCTCAAGATCGATTCTTGGTTCGGATCTCGCAAAGCCAGTGCTTCCATCAGAACCGCTCTGAGCCACGTCAGCAACCTCATCGCCGGTGTCACTCAGGGTTTCCTTTACAAGATGAGGTTTGTGTATGCTCATTTCCCCATCAATGCTTCCATCTCCGGTGACAACAAGTCTATTGAGATCCGTAACTTCCTTGGGGAGAAGAAG GTCAGGAAGGTTGATATGTTGGATGGTGTTACCATTGTTCGGTCTGAGAAGGTTAAGGATGAGATTACTCTTGAGGGAAATGATATCGAGCTTGTTTCACGCTCATGCGCTTTGATCAACCAG AAATGCcatgtgaagaagaaggatatCAGAAAGTTTCTTGATGGTATTTACGTGAGCGAGAAGGGAAAGATCGCTGTTGAAGAATGA
- the LOC108843287 gene encoding probable methyltransferase PMT17: protein MAKDNTGIHHQTEARRKKLTLVLGVSGLCILFYVLGAWQTSNVPASYSKIGCETQSNPSSTSSSSSSSQSADLDFKSHNQFEFKETNLTIKNFEPCDLSLSEYTPCEDRQRGRRFDRNMMKYRERHCPSKDELLYCLIPPPPNYKIPFKWPQSRDYAWYDNIPHKELSVEKAVQNWIQVEGDRFRFPGGGTMFPRGADAYIDDIARLIPLTAGGIRTAIDTGCGVASFGAYLLKRDIMAVSFAPRDTHEAQVQFALERGVPAIIGIMGSKRLPYPARAFDLAHCSRCLIPWFKNEGLYLMEVDRVLRPGGYWILSGPPINWKQYWRGWERTEEDLKKEQDSIENVAKSLCWKKVTEKGDLSIWQKPINHIECKKLKQNNNSPPICTSDNNNADFAWYKDLESCITPLPETNNPEESSDGALEDWPDRAFAVPPRIIRGTIQDMNAEKFREDNEVWKERIAYYKKIVPEISHGRFRNIMDMNAYLGGFAASMLKYPSWVMNVVPVDAEKQTLGVIYERGLIGTYQDWCEGFSTYPRTYDMIHAGGLFSFYENRCDFTLILLEMDRILRPEGTVVMRDNVEMLTKVERIAKGMKWNTQIVDHEKGPYNPEKILVAVKTYWTGQPSNNNNNNNNNN, encoded by the exons ATGGCTAAAGACAACACTGGTATTCATcaccaaacagaagcaagaagaaagaaactaacTTTGGTTCTTGGTGTAAGCGGACTCTGTATTTTGTTTTACGTGTTAGGCGCATGGCAAACCAGCAACGTCCCTGCTTCTTACTCCAAAATAGGATGTGAGACGCAATCAAATCCTTCTTCTACCtcatcctcttcctcatcttctcaGTCAGCTGACTTAGATTTCAAAAGCCATAATCAGTTTGAGTTCAAGGAAACAAACCTAACCATCAAGAACTTCGAACCATGTGACTTGTCCCTCAGTGAATACACACCTTGCGAAGAtcgacaaagaggaagaagattcgATAGGAACATGATGAAATATAGAGAAAGGCACTGTCCTTCAAAAGACGAGCTCCTCTATTGTTTGATCCCTCCTCCACCGAACTACAAGATTCCATTCAAATGGCCTCAAAGCAGAGACTATGCTTGGTATGACAACATCCCTCACAAGGAGCTCAGTGTTGAGAAGGCAGTCCAAAACTGGATTCAAGTTGAAGGCGACCGGTTTAGATTCCCTGGTGGTGGAACTATGTTCCCCCGTGGAGCTGATGCTTATATAGATGACATTGCTAGGCTCATTCCTCTTACTGCTGGTGGAATCAGAACAGCTATTGACACCGGATGTGGT GTGGCGAGTTTTGGTGCTTACCTCTTGAAGAGAGACATTATGGCTGTGTCTTTTGCACCAAGAGACACACATGAAGCTCAGGTCCAGTTTGCTTTAGAACGTGGAGTTCCTGCCATAATCGGAATCATGGGATCAAAAAGACTTCCTTATCCAGCTAGAGCCTTTGATCTTGCTCATTGCTCTCGTTGTTTGATCCCTTGGTTTAAAAATG AGGGTTTGTACCTGATGGAGGTTGACCGGGTTTTAAGACCGGGCGGTTACTGGATCCTCTCCGGTCCACCGATTAACTGGAAACAGTACTGGAGAGGTTGGGAGAGAACAGAGGAGGATTTAAAGAAAGAACAAGATTCAATAGAAAATGTAGCAAAGAGTCTTTGTTGGAAGAAAGTGACTGAAAAAGGTGACTTGTCCATTTGGCAAAAGCCTATCAATCACATTGAGTGTAAGAAGCTCAAACAAAACAACAACTCACCTCCAATATGCACCTCGGACAACAACAACGCAGACTTCGCTTG gtACAAAGACTTGGAGTCTTGCATAACGCCATTACCAGAAACTAACAATCCAGAGGAATCTTCGGACGGTGCGCTCGAGGATTGGCCGGACCGAGCGTTCGCGGTTCCTCCTAGGATCATTAGAGGAACGATACAAGACATGAACGCGGAGAAGTTCAGAGAAGACAACGAGGTTTGGAAAGAGAGGATAGCGTATTACAAGAAGATAGTGCCTGAGATTTCGCATGGGAGGTTCAGGAACATAATGGACATGAACGCTTACCTCGGTGGGTTCGCCGCGTCCATGCTGAAATACCCGTCATGGGTCATGAATGTTGTTCCGGTCGATGCGGAGAAACAAACGCTAGGCGTGATCTACGAGCGTGGACTGATTGGCACGTATCAAGACTGGTGTGAAGGATTCTCTACTTATCCAAGAACTTATGATATGATTCACGCGGGAGGCTTGTTCAGCTTTTACGAAAACAG GTGTGATTTTACGTTGATATTGTTGGAGATGGATCGAATACTGAGACCAGAAGGAACGGTTGTGATGAGAGATAATGTGGAAATGTTGACGAAAGTAGAGAGGATAGCGAAGGGAATGAAGTGGAACACTCAGATTGTAGATCATGAGAAAGGTCCGTACAACCCTGAGAAGATTCTTGTTGCTGTCAAAACTTATTGGACTGGTCAGCCttctaacaacaacaacaacaacaacaacaacaactag
- the LOC108843309 gene encoding LOW QUALITY PROTEIN: uncharacterized protein LOC108843309 (The sequence of the model RefSeq protein was modified relative to this genomic sequence to represent the inferred CDS: inserted 1 base in 1 codon) has translation MKQCDHLAIASSSLSFNASSESDPEDSFWRDFSFDFSFLTSDDPKTGGDDIDSNSSVPKESELYGLAIVDSNVKEPSPPLPSLLGVTTTTKGKEACLRNEVPFSPLFAKMSALRIKECSNGDDTEEVDSPCWKGARSPLNLRRGSRDDLNVLYGLNPMAPHFIPSSNGKEFGENGTPSLKRSLSSTFPPSSGEFSISNLYEQGSDQINHDPDESLGLVVRQEDSSNQFQRSTKLDPLAPVFVPAYAVVHDKSVVADHMMMSTERNAHSAYASSEVGHIGSVNHHSGKIYSSNXRLGSQVQKKKLNPLAPQFSLADTKPKVYASVGNQAANDNVNSSVLFSPVSYKEIHAGLTHPSVPVEPSYQEVDTKQMGRHRYGNPSPQMDVKKLLTTIHGLSELLTHAHGSGSPNEQDLALINSTVQNLNSYISNRVHEHSGKYDGFTSLPNVCKQSIREHQIPKARNLSSAVEFRRKEKYPMVKGEAGAEPQVEYVVAKENGFGQVVRNHETEAQFNPQALFYKSLWLKARADRSLMEYETFLSNSRT, from the exons ATGAAGCAGTGCGATCATCTTGCCATCGCTTCTTCCTCTCTATCTTTCAATGCTTCTTCTGAATCCGACCCCGAAGATTCCTTCTGGCGTGATTTCTCATTCGATTTCTCCTTTTTGACATCCGACGACCCCAAGACCGGCGGCGATGATATCGATTCCAACTCTTCTGTTCCTAAAG AATCAGAGCTATACGGTTTAGCTATCGTTGATTCAAATGTTAAGGAACCTTCTCCACCACTACCATCCCTTCTTGGAGTCACCACTACAACTAAGGGGAAAGAAGCTTGTTTGAGGAATGAAGTCCCTTTTAGTCCTCTCTTCGCCAAAATGTCGGCTTTGCGGATTAAAGAATGTTCCAACGGTGACGACACTGAGGAGGTGGATTCTCCTTGCTGGAAAGGAGCACGGTCTCCTTTGAATTTAAGGCGAGGGTCTAGGGATGATCTGAATGTTCTTTATGGATTGAACCCTATGGCACCTCACTTTATACCCTCTTCGAATGGTAAAGAGTTTGGAGAAAATGGGACTCCGTCTTTGAAAAGGTCTCTTTCATCAACCTTTCCACCTTCATCTGGAGAGTTCAGCATAAGCAATCTTTATGAACAAGGTTCCGACCAAATTAACCATGACCCAGATGAAAGTTTGGGTTTAGTAGTACGTCAAGAAGATAGTAGCAATCAGTTCCAAAGAAGTACAAAGCTGGATCCTTTGGCCCCTGTTTTTGTTCCTGCTTATGCCGTTGTCCATGACAAGTCTGTTGTAGCTGATCACATGATGATGTCCACTGAGAGAAATGCTCACTCTGCTTATGCTTCTTCAGAGGTCGGCCACATTGGTAGTGTGAATCATCACTCTGGTAAAATATACTCATCCA CTCGGCTTGGGTCTCAAgttcagaagaagaagctgaatcCACTAGCCCCACAGTTCTCGTTAGCAGATACTAAACCAAAAGTATATGCCTCTGTGGGAAACCAAGCTGCAAATGATAATGTGAATAGTTCTGTTTTGTTCTCTCCAGTTAGCTACAAAGAGATACATGCAGGCTTAACACACCCCTCAGTGCCCGTGGAGCCATCTTATCAGGAAGTTGATACAAAGCAGATGGGTCGTCACCGTTATGGAAATCCTTCTCCACAGATGGATGTTAAAAAGCTGCTCACAACCATACATGGATTGTCAGAGTTGCTAACACATGCACATGGTTCAGGTTCACCAAATGAGCAAGATCTTGCTCTCATCAACTCTACTGTACAGAATCTCAACTCGTACATCAGTAACAGAGTGCATGAGCATTCCGGGAAATATGATGGTTTCACTTCGTTGCCGAATGTGTGCAAG CAATCGATTAGAGAACATCAGATACCAAAGGCGAGAAATCTGAGTTCCGCAGTTGAGTTTAGAAGGAAAGAGAAGTATCCCATGGTCAAAGGGGaagcaggagcagagcctcaaGTTGAATACGTTGTAGCCAAAGAAAATGGCTTTGGCCAG GTTGTAAGGAATCATGAAACAGAAGCGCAATTCAACCCACAGGCGCTCTTCTATAAAAGTCTATGGCTCAAGGCTAGAGCAGACAGGTCGTTGATGGAATATGAAACATTTCTCTCCAATTCAAGAACTTGA